Proteins encoded together in one uncultured Desulfosarcina sp. window:
- a CDS encoding glycogen/starch/alpha-glucan phosphorylase, producing MKTDGQHDKPGESPLSAATLEADIARHIRFTMGRDPVKPNRHAAFMGLAFAVRDRLMDRWIRTQRAQYDTLAKRVYFLSLEFLPGRFLMNYLISLKMVDEARRAVEAIGYNLDELEEEEWDAGLGNGGLGRLASCYMDSLACLDFPGYGYGIFYDYGIFHQIIQDGWQREQCDNWVRKGTPWEIRRGEYLIPVQFYGHTETVTDAAGRTRYRWVGGEVVMAMACDILVPGYGDDFVTNMRLWRAQSSREFDLEEFNQGDYIGAVEAKVHSETISSVLYPSDEVEQGRELRLKQQYFFVAATLFDILRRYKKLDRDFSELPDFVAIQLNDTHPAIAIPELMRLLMDEEGLTWETAWPICEKTFAYTNHTVLPEALETWPVNLIGRLLPRHMDIIFEINRRFLSTLKPLGKSAEALVPRVSLIAEGPQQRVRMAHLAIVGSHTVNGVAALHSKILKESLFKDFDTLFPGRLTNVTNGITPRRWLAQANPSLAQLIDDTIGPGWITDLKRLQELEPLADDADFRSRWLAVKKSNKKRLARYILRKIGLGVDPNTLFSVQVKRIHEYKRQLLNVLHVIALYHRIKADPAAPMVPRTVIFAGKAAPAYHQAKRIIKLINSVAARTNNDSDVQGKLRVLFLPNYCVSQAEKIIPAVDLSEQISTAGLEASGTGNMKMSLNGALTIGTLDGANIEIMEEVGEENIFIFGLTARQVTDLRNNGYNPWSYYENDAELRRVLDSISRGDFSPADPGLFAPIVESLLQKGDYYMLLADFRAYVQAQEAVGKLFLDQQEWTRRSILNTARMGKFSSDRSVMEYAENIWGLKPLPEIE from the coding sequence ATGAAGACCGATGGTCAACACGACAAACCGGGGGAGAGTCCACTCTCCGCCGCAACGCTCGAAGCGGACATCGCCCGCCATATCCGGTTCACCATGGGTCGGGACCCGGTGAAACCGAATCGCCATGCCGCTTTTATGGGTCTGGCCTTTGCGGTGCGCGACCGCCTCATGGACCGTTGGATCCGCACCCAGCGCGCCCAGTACGACACTTTGGCCAAGCGGGTCTATTTTCTCAGCCTGGAATTCCTTCCGGGCCGTTTTCTCATGAACTACCTTATCAGCCTCAAGATGGTGGACGAAGCCCGCCGGGCCGTGGAAGCCATTGGATACAATCTTGACGAACTGGAAGAGGAGGAATGGGATGCCGGTTTGGGAAACGGCGGCCTGGGACGTTTGGCCTCCTGCTACATGGATTCTCTGGCCTGCCTGGATTTTCCCGGCTACGGCTATGGAATCTTTTACGACTACGGCATTTTTCACCAGATTATTCAAGATGGTTGGCAGCGGGAGCAATGCGACAACTGGGTACGCAAGGGCACGCCCTGGGAGATCCGCCGGGGAGAATACCTGATTCCGGTTCAGTTTTACGGCCACACCGAAACGGTCACCGACGCCGCCGGCCGCACCCGCTACCGCTGGGTCGGGGGCGAGGTGGTCATGGCCATGGCCTGCGATATCCTCGTGCCGGGCTATGGAGACGATTTCGTCACCAACATGCGGTTATGGCGGGCCCAGTCCAGCCGGGAATTCGACCTGGAAGAGTTCAACCAGGGCGACTATATCGGCGCCGTAGAAGCCAAGGTGCACAGCGAAACCATCTCCTCCGTCCTCTACCCCAGCGACGAGGTGGAGCAGGGCCGCGAACTTCGCCTGAAGCAGCAGTACTTTTTCGTGGCCGCCACCCTGTTTGACATTCTGCGGCGCTACAAAAAGCTCGACCGCGATTTCTCCGAGCTGCCCGACTTCGTGGCCATCCAGCTCAACGACACGCATCCGGCCATCGCCATTCCCGAACTCATGCGCCTGCTGATGGACGAGGAAGGCCTGACCTGGGAAACCGCCTGGCCCATCTGCGAAAAAACCTTTGCCTACACCAACCACACCGTGCTGCCCGAGGCCCTGGAGACCTGGCCCGTGAATCTCATTGGCCGGCTGCTGCCCCGGCACATGGACATCATCTTCGAAATCAACCGTCGTTTTCTGAGCACACTGAAGCCGCTGGGGAAAAGCGCCGAGGCCTTAGTGCCCCGCGTATCGCTGATCGCCGAAGGCCCCCAGCAGCGGGTTCGCATGGCCCATCTGGCCATCGTGGGCAGCCATACCGTCAACGGGGTTGCGGCCCTGCACAGCAAAATTCTCAAAGAGAGCCTTTTCAAAGACTTCGACACCCTCTTTCCCGGCCGTCTGACCAATGTCACCAACGGCATCACGCCGCGCCGCTGGCTGGCCCAGGCCAATCCGTCCCTGGCGCAGCTGATCGACGACACCATCGGCCCCGGATGGATTACCGATCTGAAACGGCTTCAGGAACTGGAGCCGCTGGCCGACGATGCCGATTTCCGCAGCCGCTGGCTGGCCGTCAAAAAAAGCAACAAGAAACGACTGGCACGCTACATCCTGAGAAAAATCGGATTGGGCGTCGATCCGAACACCCTGTTTTCCGTGCAGGTCAAACGTATCCACGAGTACAAGCGGCAACTGCTCAACGTGCTGCACGTGATCGCCCTCTACCACCGCATCAAGGCCGATCCCGCTGCGCCGATGGTGCCGCGCACGGTGATTTTTGCCGGCAAAGCCGCCCCGGCCTACCATCAGGCCAAGCGCATCATCAAGCTGATCAATTCCGTGGCTGCAAGGACCAACAACGATTCCGACGTTCAGGGAAAGCTGCGGGTGCTGTTTTTGCCCAACTACTGCGTCTCCCAGGCCGAAAAGATCATCCCGGCAGTGGACCTGTCCGAGCAGATCTCCACCGCAGGGCTGGAAGCCTCGGGAACGGGCAACATGAAGATGTCCCTCAACGGGGCGCTGACCATCGGCACCCTGGACGGCGCCAACATCGAGATCATGGAAGAGGTGGGCGAAGAGAACATCTTTATCTTCGGCCTCACCGCCCGGCAGGTGACCGATCTTCGCAACAACGGCTACAACCCGTGGAGCTACTACGAAAACGATGCCGAGCTGAGACGGGTTCTGGACAGCATCAGCCGAGGGGATTTCTCGCCCGCGGATCCAGGCCTTTTCGCCCCCATCGTTGAATCCCTGCTGCAAAAGGGAGACTACTACATGCTGCTGGCCGATTTTCGGGCCTATGTCCAGGCCCAGGAGGCCGTCGGCAAGCTTTTCCTCGATCAGCAGGAGTGGACCCGCCGGTCGATCCTTAACACCGCCCGCATGGGCAAGTTCTCCAGCGATCGCTCGGTGATGGAGTATGCCGAGAACATCTGGGGGCTCAAACCGCTGCCGGAAATCGAGTAG
- a CDS encoding glucose 1-dehydrogenase, producing MGERLKGKVALVTGIGSAGPGWGNGKAIAALFAREGASILGCDLRLAAAEETREIITSEGGKCTVMQVDVSRADQVEDMVQQCLEEYGTIDILVNNVGIVEVGGPVELSEESWDRIMAVNVKSVFLTCKYALPVMEKNGHGAIVNVSSIAALRFTGYPSCAYNASKGAVNQLTQNVAIQYAGKGIRANCVLPGLMNTPMIQEPLKKTYADGDIQKMIDIRDKQCPTGKMGDGWDVANAALFLASDEAKYINGENLVVDGGIICKFA from the coding sequence ATGGGAGAAAGACTTAAAGGCAAGGTCGCTTTGGTAACTGGAATAGGCTCGGCCGGACCCGGTTGGGGAAACGGAAAGGCAATCGCCGCTTTGTTTGCCCGGGAGGGTGCATCAATTTTAGGTTGTGACCTGCGGCTGGCTGCAGCTGAAGAAACCAGAGAGATCATCACTTCCGAAGGCGGCAAATGCACCGTCATGCAAGTAGATGTCTCCCGTGCGGACCAGGTGGAGGATATGGTTCAGCAATGCTTGGAAGAATATGGGACGATTGATATCCTGGTCAATAACGTTGGCATCGTAGAAGTGGGCGGACCGGTTGAACTCAGTGAAGAAAGTTGGGACCGGATTATGGCTGTAAACGTCAAAAGTGTTTTTTTGACATGCAAATACGCTCTCCCGGTAATGGAAAAAAATGGCCATGGAGCGATTGTCAATGTTTCCTCCATTGCCGCCCTTAGATTCACCGGCTACCCGAGTTGCGCTTACAATGCCTCTAAGGGAGCAGTGAACCAGCTGACTCAAAATGTTGCTATTCAATACGCTGGAAAAGGGATCCGCGCCAATTGTGTCCTTCCGGGTTTAATGAACACACCAATGATTCAAGAACCCTTAAAAAAAACATATGCTGACGGCGATATCCAAAAAATGATCGATATTCGGGACAAACAATGTCCGACAGGCAAAATGGGCGATGGATGGGATGTGGCCAATGCTGCACTTTTTTTAGCATCCGATGAAGCCAAATATATCAATGGAGAGAATCTGGTAGTCGATGGTGGGATCATCTGCAAGTTTGCATGA
- a CDS encoding beta-ketoacyl synthase N-terminal-like domain-containing protein — MIKKRKLARGVAIAGAGMTKFGMFPEKNSKDIFAEAFGEMLGSVDKGLDPKDIDALYVGNFTNDFFVHQAHWGPIISDLIGLTPKPATRTEGACASSALAFREGVFAIASGFYDIVLVGGVEQMSKRTTEEVAEGLALATVPYEGAAGFTFPGVFGALATAYFSKYGAGRKNLMDITIKSHNNAPLNPKAQFPLTIRDIMDARRKRLEQRGLPVPDWNDEKSFLSDPTVNPPVAWPLHLYDCCPISDGASCILLVAEELVRNFTDEPVFVAGIGQGSGRGLHASESLTSFEATKYAAQEAYGMAGIGSDAIQFAEVHDCFSMAELIHVEDLGFFPQGQGYRAIAEGATALNGPIPINTSGGLKCKGHPVGATGTSQLFEIWTQLRGKAGKRQVPKDNLRIGAAHNLGGTGGTCTFTILERR, encoded by the coding sequence ATGATTAAAAAGAGAAAACTCGCAAGAGGTGTTGCCATAGCCGGTGCCGGGATGACGAAATTCGGCATGTTTCCGGAAAAGAATTCCAAGGATATTTTTGCCGAAGCATTCGGCGAAATGCTTGGCTCCGTTGACAAGGGGCTGGACCCGAAAGATATCGATGCCCTTTATGTGGGTAATTTTACAAACGATTTCTTTGTTCACCAGGCCCATTGGGGTCCGATTATCTCGGATCTCATCGGCCTGACGCCAAAACCCGCAACACGAACGGAAGGGGCCTGCGCTTCCAGTGCGCTGGCATTCCGCGAGGGCGTGTTTGCCATTGCCTCCGGGTTCTACGACATCGTGCTGGTCGGTGGTGTGGAACAGATGTCCAAACGAACCACCGAAGAGGTTGCCGAGGGTCTCGCCCTGGCCACCGTTCCGTACGAAGGCGCGGCGGGCTTCACCTTCCCGGGTGTTTTCGGCGCCCTGGCCACCGCCTATTTCTCCAAATACGGTGCCGGGCGAAAAAATCTGATGGACATCACGATCAAGAGCCACAACAACGCCCCGCTCAATCCCAAAGCCCAATTCCCGCTGACGATACGGGACATCATGGATGCCCGCCGAAAGCGCCTGGAGCAAAGAGGTCTTCCGGTACCGGATTGGAACGACGAGAAATCGTTCCTGTCCGATCCGACGGTAAACCCTCCCGTCGCCTGGCCCCTCCATCTTTATGATTGCTGTCCCATCAGCGACGGGGCCAGCTGCATTCTTCTGGTGGCTGAAGAACTCGTGCGCAATTTTACCGACGAGCCGGTTTTTGTGGCCGGCATCGGCCAGGGCAGCGGTCGCGGGCTGCACGCCAGCGAATCTTTAACTTCATTCGAAGCCACAAAATACGCCGCACAGGAAGCCTATGGGATGGCCGGAATTGGCTCCGATGCCATTCAGTTTGCCGAAGTTCACGACTGTTTTTCCATGGCGGAGTTGATCCATGTCGAGGATTTGGGTTTTTTCCCGCAAGGCCAGGGATATCGCGCCATTGCGGAAGGGGCCACGGCGTTGAACGGTCCCATTCCGATCAACACCTCGGGCGGTCTGAAGTGCAAAGGCCATCCCGTGGGAGCGACCGGGACCTCCCAGTTATTCGAAATCTGGACCCAGTTGCGCGGCAAGGCGGGAAAACGCCAGGTTCCCAAGGATAACCTTCGGATTGGCGCGGCCCATAACCTTGGCGGAACCGGCGGAACTTGTACCTTCACGATCCTGGAAAGGAGATAG
- a CDS encoding TRAP transporter small permease subunit, translating into MKSKNRIDSWLDILDNFILNSGKIIAWANGFLILVIVLQVALRYGFNNGLVVLEELEWHLYSLAFMFGLSYAAVNNSHVRVDLFSNRFTKKTQHWIEVLGALFLMLPFIISVMIHSHQFFIDSWIHNERSVAPLGLPCRWAIKAVIPISFGFFGIAIISRMSRSLLFLFGKNHGNQ; encoded by the coding sequence ATGAAGTCTAAAAATCGAATAGACAGCTGGTTGGACATACTGGACAATTTTATTCTGAATTCAGGCAAGATCATAGCGTGGGCCAATGGGTTTTTGATTCTGGTTATCGTTCTTCAGGTGGCCCTTCGATACGGTTTTAACAACGGATTGGTTGTTCTGGAAGAATTAGAATGGCATCTATACAGCCTGGCCTTTATGTTCGGACTTTCCTACGCAGCAGTTAACAACTCCCATGTCAGGGTCGATCTGTTCAGCAACCGGTTCACGAAAAAGACACAACACTGGATCGAAGTGCTGGGTGCTTTGTTTCTTATGCTACCGTTTATCATCTCGGTGATGATTCACAGTCACCAATTTTTTATCGATTCCTGGATTCACAACGAACGGTCAGTCGCTCCCTTGGGACTCCCTTGCCGGTGGGCCATCAAGGCCGTAATTCCGATCAGTTTCGGATTCTTCGGTATTGCCATCATTTCGCGGATGTCACGCTCTTTACTGTTTCTGTTTGGGAAGAACCATGGAAATCAATGA
- a CDS encoding TRAP transporter substrate-binding protein, with protein sequence MRSTQKIFLVALAITLIALGTSSWAADKEKKVLLKIPTAFSTTLPTLGDVVPTFKDFLESSSGGSIKVKIYEPGKLMPAFEILDAVSTGKVNAGYTASGYAVGKIKAASFYVAIPFGQSLPYYISWMYFGNGGKLYQEMYDQAGYNVKVFPFCFLAPETAGWFRKEINTPEDLKGVKIRFFGLGGKVLSKLGASVTTVPGGEIFPALEKGALDATEFSTPAIDTRVGFYKVAKYNYFPSWHQPATHLELLINKDTWNDMSPQQKSIIEVCTRAINLYSLAKSHAEQGSVVRENVEKHGTQNRIWSPEMLELFQKTWFEVAEEEAAQDAFFKKVWEDYKAFSDQCRPYESVAHLPRPK encoded by the coding sequence ATGAGATCCACGCAGAAAATTTTCCTGGTAGCCTTGGCAATCACCTTGATCGCATTGGGCACATCTTCTTGGGCTGCCGATAAAGAAAAGAAAGTTCTCCTGAAGATACCAACGGCATTTTCAACCACGCTGCCGACCCTCGGCGATGTCGTACCCACCTTCAAGGATTTTCTCGAGTCGTCCAGTGGTGGCAGCATTAAGGTTAAGATATACGAACCGGGAAAACTGATGCCGGCCTTCGAGATCCTCGATGCGGTTTCTACAGGCAAGGTCAATGCAGGTTATACGGCGTCCGGATATGCTGTTGGAAAAATAAAAGCGGCATCGTTCTACGTTGCCATCCCCTTTGGCCAGAGTCTTCCTTATTATATCAGTTGGATGTACTTTGGTAATGGTGGGAAGCTATACCAGGAAATGTATGATCAGGCCGGATATAATGTTAAAGTATTCCCGTTCTGTTTTCTCGCGCCGGAAACTGCAGGATGGTTCCGGAAAGAGATCAATACTCCGGAAGATCTTAAAGGGGTGAAAATTCGGTTTTTTGGCCTCGGAGGAAAGGTGCTCAGCAAACTAGGTGCCTCTGTTACAACGGTGCCCGGCGGTGAAATTTTTCCGGCCTTGGAAAAAGGCGCTCTTGACGCAACCGAGTTTTCAACGCCCGCAATCGATACCCGGGTCGGTTTCTACAAGGTGGCGAAATACAATTATTTCCCGAGTTGGCACCAACCGGCCACCCATCTGGAGCTTCTGATCAATAAGGACACATGGAATGATATGAGTCCTCAACAGAAAAGCATCATTGAAGTTTGTACCCGTGCGATCAATCTGTACTCTCTTGCGAAATCGCATGCCGAGCAAGGTTCTGTAGTCAGGGAAAATGTTGAGAAACATGGCACGCAGAACCGCATATGGTCTCCGGAAATGCTGGAACTGTTTCAAAAGACATGGTTTGAGGTCGCCGAAGAGGAAGCCGCGCAGGACGCTTTTTTCAAAAAAGTATGGGAAGATTACAAAGCATTTTCGGATCAATGCAGACCCTATGAAAGCGTTGCTCATCTGCCGAGACCTAAATGA
- a CDS encoding TRAP transporter large permease subunit encodes MEINDYLVMAMFASFIALLLSGYPVTYCLAGTSILFTGIGYFSDQYLGTVTGLDFNYFGLAVTRIYKTMTNWVLISLPMFIFMGLMLDRSGIAERLMISAQELFGKVRGGLAVTVMFIGVLLAASTGIIGASVVLLGLLSIPAMLKQGYRKTLALGTVASAGTLGILIPPSIMLVVMGDQLSVSVGDLFLGALLPGLILAFFYIVYLIVFCYLNPEAAPLSPDRRPISFRVVFDVVKRVIPPLFLILSVLGSIFAGIATVTEASGVGALMATALAIAYKKFNFSVLKEVLYSTYNTTAYIFGILIGATCFALVLRGLGGDELVERLLMSLPFGNYGIIAFILFVVFLLGFFLDWIEITLIVLPLVAPVVGNLDIAINGYGVVSSPEIVWFIILVAVTLQTSFLTPPVGFALFYLKGIAPPGIRLGHIYKGVIPFIIIQLLSLFAIALFPQLVLWLPALVYG; translated from the coding sequence ATGGAAATCAATGATTATCTCGTTATGGCGATGTTCGCCTCGTTTATTGCCCTTCTGCTTTCAGGTTATCCGGTCACTTACTGCCTGGCCGGCACATCGATTCTTTTCACCGGTATCGGATATTTCTCCGATCAATATCTAGGGACGGTAACCGGCCTTGATTTCAACTATTTCGGCCTTGCAGTGACGCGCATCTATAAAACAATGACCAACTGGGTACTCATATCCCTCCCCATGTTCATCTTCATGGGGTTGATGCTGGACAGGTCGGGAATTGCGGAACGGCTAATGATTTCGGCTCAGGAACTTTTTGGCAAAGTTCGTGGGGGCCTGGCCGTCACCGTGATGTTTATCGGTGTTTTACTGGCAGCGTCTACTGGGATAATTGGCGCATCGGTTGTCCTGTTGGGCCTTTTAAGCATACCGGCGATGTTGAAGCAGGGATACCGTAAAACCCTGGCGTTAGGAACGGTGGCCAGCGCAGGTACCCTTGGGATTCTGATCCCACCATCCATCATGTTGGTGGTAATGGGTGACCAATTAAGCGTTTCAGTCGGAGATTTGTTTCTGGGAGCCTTACTTCCAGGCCTTATACTTGCATTTTTTTACATCGTATATCTAATTGTTTTTTGCTACCTCAATCCAGAGGCCGCTCCCCTGTCTCCAGATCGCCGGCCAATTTCCTTTCGGGTGGTTTTCGATGTTGTCAAACGCGTCATTCCGCCCTTATTCCTTATCTTATCCGTTCTCGGGTCAATTTTTGCCGGCATAGCCACCGTTACTGAAGCCAGTGGGGTCGGTGCCCTGATGGCTACGGCCCTTGCCATTGCTTATAAAAAATTCAATTTCTCAGTTCTCAAAGAGGTTCTTTATTCAACCTATAACACCACGGCTTACATATTCGGCATTCTAATCGGCGCAACATGTTTCGCGCTAGTGTTACGGGGTCTTGGCGGTGACGAATTGGTTGAAAGGCTATTAATGAGCCTTCCGTTTGGAAATTATGGCATTATCGCCTTTATCCTATTTGTTGTTTTCCTGCTCGGTTTTTTTCTGGACTGGATCGAAATTACATTGATCGTTCTCCCCCTGGTTGCACCCGTGGTTGGGAACTTGGATATTGCCATCAACGGATACGGAGTTGTCAGCAGTCCGGAGATTGTCTGGTTCATTATTCTGGTAGCTGTCACCCTGCAGACTTCCTTTTTGACGCCACCGGTCGGTTTTGCCCTTTTTTACCTTAAAGGAATTGCCCCCCCCGGCATTCGCCTTGGCCATATATACAAGGGTGTCATTCCGTTTATCATCATACAGCTTCTCAGTTTGTTTGCTATCGCACTGTTTCCCCAGTTGGTTCTTTGGCTCCCGGCTCTGGTATATGGATGA
- a CDS encoding NAD(P)H-quinone oxidoreductase yields the protein MKAMVIKREDSLGKLQWMDTTAPKLGPNQLLIKVKAAGVNRADILQLQGQYPGAATASAPTIAGMEAAGEVVDTGEAVSGFVKGDRVTGLCPGGYAEFAAMDYRLAIPVPECVEWISAAALPLGYMTEYNSLKMNGRLKQGMSVLISAVSSGVGVAAVQLARFFKAAPVIGISGSPEKAEKLASLGLDRVIDSHSETIVDAIRQATDGKGVDVIVDHVGGSFLKDGLRALAIKGRLISVGRLDSALGELDMELLALNRLRVIGVTFRTRTLEEKIAIVKGVISDLVPAIAERRLCPVVDRVFPLQKADEAHKYMQTGRQVGKIVLTLG from the coding sequence ATGAAAGCAATGGTTATCAAGAGAGAAGATAGCCTTGGTAAGCTTCAATGGATGGATACAACCGCACCCAAACTCGGTCCCAACCAATTATTAATAAAGGTGAAAGCTGCAGGAGTAAACCGAGCCGATATCCTTCAACTGCAGGGGCAGTACCCGGGGGCAGCGACGGCTTCAGCACCGACAATCGCCGGCATGGAGGCGGCAGGAGAGGTAGTGGATACGGGAGAAGCCGTCTCCGGTTTCGTAAAAGGAGACCGTGTGACGGGGCTGTGCCCGGGAGGGTATGCCGAGTTCGCCGCAATGGACTATCGGCTTGCCATACCGGTTCCTGAATGTGTTGAATGGATCTCAGCCGCGGCTTTGCCATTAGGGTATATGACCGAGTATAATTCACTGAAAATGAACGGGCGCCTGAAGCAAGGGATGTCGGTATTGATTTCGGCTGTTTCCTCGGGTGTTGGCGTTGCTGCAGTTCAACTCGCGCGTTTTTTCAAGGCGGCACCGGTGATCGGCATCAGCGGCTCGCCTGAAAAGGCTGAAAAGCTGGCTTCACTAGGACTGGACAGGGTGATCGATTCTCACAGCGAGACTATCGTTGATGCCATACGGCAGGCTACAGACGGCAAAGGCGTTGATGTAATCGTGGATCACGTAGGAGGCTCTTTTTTGAAGGATGGGCTTAGAGCCCTGGCAATCAAAGGTCGCTTGATAAGTGTTGGAAGGCTCGATTCAGCATTAGGTGAACTCGACATGGAGCTTCTGGCCTTAAACCGCCTTCGGGTGATCGGCGTCACCTTCAGGACCCGTACGCTTGAAGAAAAGATTGCTATCGTTAAAGGAGTCATCTCAGACCTCGTGCCTGCAATTGCCGAAAGGCGGCTGTGTCCTGTGGTGGATCGTGTCTTCCCTTTGCAAAAAGCTGACGAGGCCCACAAATACATGCAGACAGGAAGACAAGTGGGTAAAATCGTACTAACTTTGGGCTGA
- a CDS encoding Zn-ribbon domain-containing OB-fold protein, translating to MWENRDFSDLSFQAFLSEEKLMGCRCRNCGTAYLPPKPICTKCFHRELEWIELPETGKLAAFALISVVPPAMAQEGFGRKNPYFTGVVELAEGLRIDARIQGIDPEKPEAVSVGMPVRTDYIHKEKDGIKFTELAFRPA from the coding sequence ATGTGGGAGAACCGCGATTTTAGCGATTTGTCCTTTCAAGCCTTTCTCTCCGAGGAAAAATTGATGGGCTGCCGGTGCCGGAATTGCGGTACGGCTTACCTTCCTCCGAAACCGATCTGCACGAAATGTTTCCATCGGGAACTGGAATGGATCGAGCTGCCGGAAACCGGCAAACTGGCGGCTTTCGCCTTAATCAGCGTAGTGCCGCCGGCCATGGCACAAGAGGGTTTCGGCCGAAAAAATCCTTATTTCACGGGAGTTGTCGAGCTGGCAGAAGGCCTGCGCATCGATGCCCGCATCCAGGGAATCGACCCCGAAAAGCCGGAAGCGGTCAGTGTCGGGATGCCTGTGCGGACCGATTATATTCATAAAGAAAAAGATGGTATTAAATTCACTGAACTCGCTTTTCGCCCGGCTTGA
- a CDS encoding carboxymuconolactone decarboxylase family protein yields the protein MEDARYQTGLDALEKITGSSGSAVVESLKDIAPDLADWIIRFSYGDVLSRRKLDLRSRQLATVAALTAMGTAYPQLKVHIKGALNVGCTKAEIIEVILQMAVFAGFPAAINGINAAREIFQQEER from the coding sequence ATGGAAGATGCTCGCTATCAGACAGGCCTGGATGCATTAGAAAAAATCACGGGCTCGTCAGGATCCGCAGTTGTCGAAAGCCTGAAAGACATCGCGCCGGACCTGGCCGACTGGATCATACGATTTTCATATGGCGACGTTTTATCTCGTAGAAAACTTGATTTAAGATCCAGGCAACTGGCAACCGTTGCTGCCTTGACGGCCATGGGAACCGCTTACCCGCAGCTCAAAGTCCATATAAAAGGTGCCCTGAATGTGGGCTGCACGAAAGCGGAAATCATCGAAGTGATCCTTCAAATGGCCGTATTTGCGGGGTTTCCTGCTGCTATAAACGGGATCAATGCTGCCCGTGAGATCTTTCAGCAGGAAGAACGTTAA